From Sporosarcina sp. Te-1, the proteins below share one genomic window:
- a CDS encoding AAA family ATPase, producing the protein MTQLDANSQYIRSVRLKLEQLPRGTFPFTLPFVLNLNELQLHPNITYIIGENGMGKSTLLEGIAVAYGFNPEGGTLNFNFSSFDSHSPLDQYLRLVKGTDRPSNHFFFRAESFYNVATNIEELDREFAYGPPIIDSYGGVSLHEQSHGESFFAVFRERFSGNGLYILDEPEAALSPLRQISLLARINELVQDGSQFIISTHSPIVMAHPLSKILQITEDGMHETTLEETEHYSIMKQFFDDKDRLLHHLFQ; encoded by the coding sequence GTGACTCAATTAGATGCAAACTCTCAATATATCCGTTCCGTCCGCTTGAAACTGGAACAGCTGCCCCGCGGCACATTCCCCTTCACCCTTCCCTTTGTCCTGAACTTGAATGAGCTGCAGCTCCATCCGAACATTACGTATATTATTGGGGAGAACGGGATGGGAAAATCAACTTTGTTAGAAGGGATTGCGGTTGCCTATGGGTTTAATCCGGAGGGCGGTACGTTGAATTTCAATTTCTCAAGCTTTGATTCCCATTCGCCATTAGATCAATACTTGCGTTTAGTGAAAGGAACAGATCGACCGTCTAATCATTTCTTTTTCCGGGCTGAAAGCTTTTACAACGTTGCGACCAATATAGAGGAGTTGGACCGGGAGTTCGCCTACGGCCCACCGATCATCGATTCATATGGAGGCGTATCATTGCACGAGCAATCACACGGGGAATCCTTTTTTGCGGTATTTAGGGAACGCTTCAGCGGAAACGGCCTATATATTTTAGATGAACCAGAGGCAGCATTGTCCCCCCTCCGTCAAATTTCATTGCTTGCTCGCATCAATGAACTCGTTCAAGATGGGTCGCAGTTCATCATTTCCACCCACTCCCCCATCGTCATGGCGCACCCGCTCTCAAAAATTTTGCAAATCACGGAAGACGGGATGCATGAGACGACATTGGAGGAGACCGAGCATTATTCGATTATGAAACAGTTTTTTGATGACAAAGATCGGTTGCTGCACCATCTATTTCAGTAG
- a CDS encoding ABC transporter ATP-binding protein, translated as MFKLILRLFHGKWTLAFLSFICLLILSLDGIVFPYFLGKFTNIVTAKEYDQVPILLTLWFILWMGLLVAQVSNAYFFGKLRSNIIVDLKDKMFKKAYEVGNSKVNSSTYLSTITSDIKQIEKDFVNNSMNFIYSILQGVVTLIFLLFIDWKVGLIFVLLGTLPTFVPKLTSKWLKKGTKNWQQANHHYIEQLEDGLNARNLVKRYSAVPFIFKQLFHAVTTEQNKYFSMNFRQSVSSFYVSSLYVISAMASLSYGAWSVMRGDLSVGMLITIYMAADRVVTPLISLANFYNAMTASEPLLSKVLDEKTQDPIPKKPLLTDSKDYLISLENVDIGYQMDLPILKDLNLKIISGDRILIEGASGSGKSTLLKTIMNEQDVLSGSIKFGDAIQNNLTESFAVVEQQPFVFNNTLRYNLTLGNDSSDDKLCEVLKNVGLSHLATIKGLDTRLGSNVHQLSGGELKRLEVARALLYNKNILVVDEALSGLDTESANQLNQLIMNYPGTVINIEHRLSEEISSRYNKKLKMSNCGVLLTKETSMIEG; from the coding sequence GTGTTTAAATTAATACTGCGATTATTTCATGGTAAATGGACGCTGGCATTCTTAAGTTTTATTTGTTTACTAATTTTATCTCTTGACGGAATTGTTTTTCCTTATTTTTTAGGTAAATTTACAAACATAGTGACGGCTAAAGAATATGATCAAGTTCCGATATTGCTGACACTTTGGTTCATCTTATGGATGGGCTTACTTGTCGCCCAAGTCTCGAATGCTTATTTCTTCGGTAAACTAAGAAGTAATATAATCGTTGATTTAAAGGACAAAATGTTTAAAAAAGCTTATGAAGTCGGTAATAGCAAAGTAAATTCGAGTACATACCTATCGACGATTACTTCTGATATTAAACAAATAGAAAAAGATTTTGTAAACAATTCCATGAACTTTATTTATAGTATTTTACAAGGTGTTGTCACCTTGATATTCCTACTATTCATTGATTGGAAAGTTGGTCTTATTTTTGTTCTATTAGGAACACTTCCTACGTTTGTACCTAAATTAACTTCAAAATGGCTTAAAAAGGGAACGAAAAATTGGCAACAGGCAAATCACCATTATATTGAACAACTAGAAGACGGATTGAATGCAAGAAATCTTGTGAAACGATATAGTGCGGTTCCTTTCATATTCAAACAATTGTTTCATGCAGTAACAACTGAGCAAAATAAATATTTTTCCATGAACTTTAGACAATCTGTTTCATCATTCTATGTGAGTTCATTATATGTCATATCTGCTATGGCCTCATTATCCTATGGAGCCTGGTCTGTCATGCGTGGCGATTTATCTGTTGGTATGCTGATCACCATCTATATGGCAGCGGATCGCGTTGTTACACCGTTGATTTCGCTGGCGAATTTTTATAATGCAATGACAGCATCGGAACCATTACTTAGTAAGGTGCTTGATGAAAAAACACAAGATCCCATACCTAAAAAGCCACTTCTTACGGATAGCAAAGATTATTTGATTTCATTAGAAAACGTAGATATTGGCTATCAAATGGATCTTCCTATTTTAAAAGATCTAAATTTAAAAATAATCTCTGGAGACCGCATCCTAATTGAAGGTGCATCAGGATCGGGGAAATCCACCTTGCTTAAGACAATCATGAATGAACAGGATGTCCTCTCAGGAAGTATTAAATTCGGAGACGCCATTCAAAATAATTTAACTGAGTCATTTGCGGTCGTTGAACAACAACCATTTGTATTTAATAACACCCTGCGGTACAACTTAACTCTTGGGAATGACTCTTCAGACGATAAGTTATGTGAAGTCTTAAAAAATGTAGGATTATCTCATTTGGCAACTATAAAAGGCTTAGACACACGGTTAGGTAGTAATGTCCATCAACTATCCGGTGGTGAATTAAAGCGATTAGAGGTTGCACGCGCACTTCTATATAATAAAAACATTCTCGTGGTCGATGAAGCACTATCCGGCTTAGATACTGAAAGTGCCAATCAACTCAACCAATTAATCATGAACTACCCAGGTACAGTCATAAATATAGAACATAGATTGAGTGAAGAGATTAGCAGCCGCTATAATAAAAAATTAAAAATGTCTAATTGCGGAGTCCTACTAACGAAGGAAACTTCAATGATTGAAGGGTGA
- a CDS encoding cytochrome c oxidase assembly protein — protein MLEKLTWSWQWFVLLAGIVSLYGVFIYRYAKNELIRLQPISFLLGCLLIFLMLGSPFTTLSQVSITLHMIQMSVLFFFVPPLLQLGIPPSLFDGMARWLKRSKLSSMHLSPTTSLSIFAILFLFYHTSIILTFLVSRPVVHTGYLLLLFLLSFGMWKPFASPDPLLRLCACKMKRYAFLSGLAITPACLLFIASGFFEGATNPLALQLLAHLCGPDFMDSFSLLPAPFHTKHDRILAGVLMMVLHKSSLVVTLKLERNISSVFYEKLERDCWKD, from the coding sequence TTGCTCGAAAAATTGACTTGGAGCTGGCAATGGTTCGTTTTGCTGGCTGGCATTGTTTCCTTGTATGGTGTTTTCATCTATCGATACGCTAAAAATGAACTGATCCGCTTGCAGCCTATCTCTTTTCTACTCGGATGCCTGCTTATTTTTCTCATGCTAGGCAGCCCGTTTACCACGCTGAGCCAAGTTTCCATCACGTTGCATATGATCCAGATGAGCGTGCTTTTTTTCTTTGTTCCCCCATTACTCCAGCTTGGCATTCCGCCATCCTTGTTTGATGGCATGGCCAGATGGCTGAAGCGGAGCAAGCTGTCATCCATGCATCTTTCTCCCACAACGTCTCTTTCTATTTTCGCGATATTATTCCTCTTCTATCACACCTCTATTATTCTTACATTCCTAGTGTCACGACCTGTTGTTCATACAGGGTATTTATTGCTGCTCTTCCTTCTATCGTTTGGCATGTGGAAACCATTTGCTTCCCCCGACCCGTTGCTTCGCTTATGTGCTTGTAAAATGAAGCGGTACGCATTTCTGAGCGGATTGGCTATTACACCGGCCTGCCTGTTATTTATTGCATCGGGCTTTTTTGAAGGCGCCACAAATCCGCTGGCGCTTCAACTCCTAGCTCATCTTTGCGGACCTGATTTCATGGATTCTTTCTCATTATTGCCGGCTCCCTTTCATACGAAGCACGATCGGATCTTAGCGGGTGTTCTTATGATGGTGCTGCATAAGTCGTCGTTGGTCGTAACGCTTAAACTGGAACGAAATATATCGAGCGTTTTTTATGAGAAATTGGAACGAGACTGCTGGAAGGATTGA
- a CDS encoding L-lactate permease, translating into MTVFIALLPILCIFLFLFLFKLTSCRAGILSFLVTILITLSYPRFQLAPEHILHSSSKGLLISLIAAYVLFFGIFLFHLMNSAGSIQSIAAFISQATSDRILQVLMIIIGLSPLIESTSGFGIAFMIVVPIFIALGFSPMKSALLGLVSLLAVPWGALATGTVIGAELGGLSLQKLGTGSAILSIPAFVYFTLVAVYIAGGIDAIKAKWNVLLLLSFTFSISILFFNAFVSVELAGVLSSLLTTGMGIVLIKVSSFKNKRAELATSIESGNSILKVVSPYIILTGFIFISRLWTPVRQFLESHIVLSLPSFSFSMALLYSPGFWLFVTCLFTICIFKIQKAVVVLSLQKTLKQWIPFTISTLAFVSISEVMATAGMTQLLSDTTGALLGTSFLLISPLIGGIGGYLTGSNTGSNAMFIQLQMQTAGQVGLSPELIAMSQNASSSHSTMACPSRVMLGASLCNVQTEENRLLKRITLIVLGAILIIGVSLLVFSLTLNE; encoded by the coding sequence ATGACCGTTTTTATAGCGCTTTTGCCGATTTTATGTATTTTTCTCTTTTTGTTTTTATTCAAACTGACGTCATGCCGTGCAGGCATTCTATCTTTTCTTGTAACAATTCTCATTACCTTATCCTATCCTCGTTTCCAGCTTGCTCCGGAACACATTCTTCATTCATCAAGTAAAGGACTATTAATTTCCCTTATTGCCGCCTACGTTCTCTTTTTCGGAATTTTTCTTTTCCATTTAATGAATAGCGCAGGGAGCATCCAATCCATCGCTGCCTTCATCTCACAAGCGACAAGTGATCGAATTCTTCAAGTTCTAATGATCATAATCGGCCTTTCGCCACTCATCGAATCGACAAGTGGGTTTGGTATTGCCTTTATGATTGTAGTCCCCATTTTTATCGCTTTAGGCTTTAGCCCAATGAAATCTGCTTTGCTGGGGCTTGTTAGTTTACTCGCCGTACCTTGGGGTGCATTAGCTACAGGGACAGTAATCGGGGCCGAACTGGGCGGACTATCACTTCAAAAGCTGGGCACAGGTTCCGCTATCCTAAGCATCCCGGCGTTTGTCTATTTTACTCTTGTCGCGGTTTATATAGCTGGAGGAATCGATGCCATTAAAGCAAAATGGAACGTATTGCTCCTGCTCTCATTCACCTTTTCCATCTCCATTCTCTTTTTCAATGCGTTTGTCAGTGTGGAGCTAGCAGGGGTTCTCAGTTCTTTACTTACTACTGGCATGGGCATTGTCCTCATAAAGGTCTCTTCATTCAAAAATAAAAGAGCAGAACTTGCAACTTCTATTGAGTCCGGCAACAGCATTTTGAAAGTCGTGAGCCCCTATATCATTCTCACCGGATTCATTTTCATTTCCCGTTTGTGGACGCCAGTCAGACAATTTTTAGAGTCTCATATCGTTTTGTCGTTGCCCTCTTTCTCCTTTTCAATGGCTTTGCTGTATTCACCAGGTTTTTGGTTATTCGTAACTTGTCTATTTACGATCTGTATATTTAAAATCCAGAAAGCAGTCGTTGTTCTTTCCTTACAAAAGACTTTGAAACAATGGATCCCTTTTACGATTTCGACCTTAGCTTTTGTCAGTATTTCTGAAGTGATGGCAACCGCAGGAATGACCCAACTTCTTTCAGATACAACAGGCGCATTATTGGGAACGAGTTTTTTACTGATCTCTCCGCTCATTGGGGGGATCGGGGGGTATCTTACCGGGAGCAACACAGGATCGAACGCCATGTTCATCCAGCTGCAAATGCAAACTGCGGGGCAAGTTGGATTATCTCCAGAGTTAATTGCCATGTCCCAAAATGCTAGCTCTTCCCATTCCACCATGGCCTGCCCTTCTCGAGTGATGCTAGGCGCATCGCTATGCAACGTGCAAACCGAGGAGAATCGTTTATTAAAACGAATCACTCTCATCGTTTTAGGAGCGATTCTTATCATTGGCGTGTCCTTACTCGTATTTAGTTTAACACTCAATGAATAA
- a CDS encoding TetR/AcrR family transcriptional regulator — translation MATIGVDRTPTREKILSAALSLFGEKGYAGTSTREIAERAGVNHITLFRHFGNKENLFQESVISHKTSRDYFPKIEALFTGDIEHDLRVLAKAYFEENIPNKEVTWIFMREIHQDKELEKLFFEYPNNLFRHLENYLTQLHEQGKIPKGNFKYTANFFYSLLSSILIFQLTLPHMNEEINPDIGEMVEEVVNLFTASLYHPRNEER, via the coding sequence TTGGCTACAATAGGGGTGGATAGAACGCCAACAAGAGAAAAAATACTATCGGCAGCATTATCGCTTTTTGGTGAGAAGGGGTATGCCGGTACATCGACACGTGAAATTGCGGAGCGTGCAGGAGTGAATCATATCACCCTTTTTAGGCATTTTGGCAATAAAGAGAATTTGTTTCAAGAAAGTGTTATTTCGCATAAAACGAGTCGAGATTATTTTCCAAAGATTGAAGCTTTATTTACTGGTGACATCGAGCATGATCTTAGAGTATTGGCCAAAGCTTATTTTGAGGAAAATATTCCGAACAAGGAAGTTACTTGGATATTCATGCGGGAAATCCATCAAGATAAGGAACTCGAAAAATTGTTTTTCGAGTATCCGAATAACTTATTTCGTCACTTAGAGAATTATTTAACACAGCTGCATGAGCAGGGGAAAATACCAAAAGGGAACTTCAAATACACCGCGAATTTTTTCTATTCGTTGCTTTCCTCCATCTTGATCTTTCAATTAACATTGCCGCATATGAATGAGGAAATTAATCCGGATATCGGTGAAATGGTCGAGGAAGTCGTGAATTTATTCACGGCGAGTTTATATCATCCTAGAAATGAGGAGAGGTAG
- a CDS encoding LysE family transporter yields MPVVSFLLFVVVTSFTPGPNNLMAMAFANKNGYKKTTTFCMGVGFGFFVIILCCLVFNRLLLHLMPTIELPLSLFGVGYMLYLAFKILTSKDTDSNNDKDYTNFFIIGALLQFINPKAILYGITVVSTFILPYYTSMSSYLVLSAFLGIVGIMSTFTWSLLGSMLQTFVKQYQKPFNVLMALLLVYSACTILFG; encoded by the coding sequence ATGCCTGTCGTATCGTTTTTACTATTTGTAGTAGTTACCAGCTTTACTCCGGGTCCGAATAATCTGATGGCCATGGCATTTGCTAATAAAAATGGATATAAAAAAACGACAACCTTTTGTATGGGTGTCGGGTTTGGATTTTTTGTAATTATCCTGTGTTGTTTAGTCTTCAATCGCTTACTGTTACATCTGATGCCTACGATTGAATTGCCTTTATCCCTTTTTGGCGTCGGCTACATGTTATATTTGGCTTTTAAAATTTTGACGAGCAAGGACACGGACAGTAACAATGATAAAGACTATACGAATTTCTTTATCATCGGTGCGTTGCTGCAATTTATCAATCCAAAAGCGATTCTTTACGGCATTACCGTCGTCTCCACATTTATTCTTCCCTACTATACGTCAATGAGCAGCTATCTAGTTTTGTCTGCTTTTTTAGGAATTGTGGGCATCATGAGCACGTTTACGTGGAGTTTACTCGGTTCCATGCTGCAAACTTTCGTAAAGCAATACCAAAAACCATTTAATGTCCTCATGGCGCTTTTATTGGTTTATAGTGCATGTACGATTCTTTTCGGGTAA
- a CDS encoding lanthionine synthetase LanC family protein translates to MKEYVHEFERKDLRVSLNNFYFKSGVKLEKNIKITDAFPFRYVIYNHFHHYQGWKIHLSPTLDKYPLLLSDIVKVLQSENISFKYVPDLKSFLFLSNKNTSISQFGKYMTIYPRNKEEFIYIIEKLYLEIKCDTGVTVPSDQKYKDSPFIYYRYGGIFPEYEVSNDNEWDYKIVDGFGELGEDSRRGFFTLPPGINDPFKNIVFGDEIVEEVTIKGNLTNHTFSVNKILRHCATGNVYEGYDDMSNENIIIKEGRLGGFPSLKEPIYRAHKARMNEFQFFQKNKMDYNLLFPQAIDYFYEDESIFIIMEKLDGMSLKEFITENPISKPEKKQEEKEDFIKTLKSTFREVFEFILQLHSNGYVFNDISDDNFFITTDGKVALIDAESISRIDNNEWYEMGTDRFMYRMPKKIKSKYKDIYMFSQLMLYSVIGKNKGYFHDENYYEKEYNAIFSQLPPGTRGIYNAGIMLREIALNEVIPENILYEFEEHLFVNDNQMTISMSGAQLENKALADIENIRKVLTRYYSNLFADNPHNIFKFRTSDYNNSRLSLVYGLPGVSLCLRELNIINDRQLVDTAYILQEFAMKESNMNKINDGLIFGKAGIALYLQQAGIPVENNYFFLNLIKKINRFDFENLDLANGLSGIYMSLTQIDKNQNYPDISNLLATIKEKLINTTWPISKYQGLEYGSSGLAYCLTYDTSKEDYNWKVNHRFIQEDLATVSQDVVFSGLSYSIEEWPNIRSPYLYSGGAGVILTLLHHYHNQGESDWETLRELVSSLNSPFSYNYGITYGTAGLALVIIGVLLLPDIPESLKKEFEEMLLHKINYIITHFHRNDEEGLVGFLGDKQSFYADDFGSGGLGILLVLKLFKEYSMESLSWESYKFNAFPILSPIKDTQLSQNEVGKLALI, encoded by the coding sequence ATGAAAGAATATGTGCATGAGTTTGAAAGGAAAGATTTGAGAGTAAGCTTAAATAACTTTTATTTTAAATCGGGAGTAAAGCTCGAAAAAAACATTAAAATTACGGATGCATTTCCATTTAGGTATGTTATATATAATCACTTTCATCATTATCAAGGATGGAAAATTCATCTGTCTCCCACATTAGATAAATACCCATTACTATTGTCTGATATTGTGAAAGTATTACAGAGCGAAAATATTTCTTTTAAATATGTACCCGATCTAAAGTCATTTCTCTTCTTATCAAATAAAAATACAAGCATTAGTCAATTTGGCAAGTACATGACGATTTATCCAAGGAATAAAGAAGAATTTATTTATATTATTGAAAAGTTATATTTGGAAATTAAATGTGATACTGGAGTAACAGTGCCGTCAGACCAAAAATATAAGGACAGCCCCTTTATTTACTATAGATATGGAGGTATTTTCCCCGAATATGAGGTTTCGAATGACAATGAATGGGACTATAAAATAGTGGATGGATTTGGGGAGCTCGGTGAGGATTCTAGGAGAGGATTCTTTACTCTTCCACCCGGAATAAATGATCCCTTCAAAAATATAGTCTTTGGTGATGAGATTGTAGAAGAGGTGACGATTAAAGGTAACTTAACTAACCATACTTTTTCGGTTAATAAAATATTAAGGCACTGTGCTACAGGAAACGTTTATGAAGGATATGATGATATGAGTAATGAAAATATTATCATTAAGGAAGGTCGGCTGGGGGGTTTTCCTTCATTAAAGGAACCTATCTATAGGGCACATAAGGCAAGAATGAATGAGTTCCAATTTTTCCAAAAGAATAAAATGGATTATAATCTTCTATTTCCACAGGCAATAGACTATTTCTATGAAGATGAATCTATATTTATTATCATGGAGAAATTAGATGGTATGTCTTTAAAAGAGTTCATTACTGAGAATCCGATTTCTAAACCAGAGAAAAAACAAGAGGAAAAGGAAGACTTTATAAAAACGCTCAAAAGCACTTTTAGAGAAGTTTTTGAATTTATATTACAGTTGCATTCAAATGGTTATGTTTTTAATGATATTTCAGATGACAACTTTTTTATCACTACGGATGGAAAAGTTGCATTAATAGATGCTGAGAGTATTTCGAGAATCGATAATAATGAATGGTATGAAATGGGCACTGATAGATTCATGTATAGAATGCCCAAGAAAATTAAGAGTAAATATAAGGATATATACATGTTTTCACAACTAATGTTGTATTCTGTCATTGGCAAGAATAAAGGTTATTTTCACGATGAAAACTATTATGAAAAGGAATATAACGCCATATTTTCACAGCTGCCTCCGGGAACAAGAGGAATTTACAACGCAGGAATTATGTTAAGAGAAATAGCTTTAAATGAAGTTATACCAGAGAATATTTTATATGAATTTGAAGAGCATTTATTTGTTAACGATAATCAAATGACTATTAGCATGTCAGGAGCACAGCTAGAAAATAAGGCTTTAGCCGATATTGAAAATATTAGGAAAGTTCTAACGCGTTACTATTCTAATTTATTTGCGGATAATCCACACAACATATTTAAATTTAGGACATCTGATTACAATAATAGTCGTCTTTCTTTAGTATATGGTTTACCAGGTGTCTCTTTGTGTTTGCGTGAATTAAATATTATTAATGATAGACAATTAGTAGATACGGCATATATCTTACAAGAGTTTGCCATGAAAGAAAGTAATATGAATAAAATAAACGATGGACTGATTTTTGGGAAAGCAGGGATAGCACTCTACTTACAACAAGCAGGTATACCAGTAGAAAACAACTATTTCTTTTTAAATTTAATTAAAAAAATCAATAGATTTGACTTTGAAAATTTAGATTTGGCCAATGGATTATCAGGTATTTATATGTCACTGACTCAAATAGACAAAAATCAAAATTACCCTGATATTAGCAACCTACTTGCTACAATAAAAGAAAAATTAATAAATACTACTTGGCCAATAAGCAAGTATCAGGGATTAGAATACGGTAGTTCTGGATTAGCTTATTGTCTAACATATGATACCAGTAAAGAAGATTATAATTGGAAGGTAAATCACCGTTTTATTCAAGAAGATCTTGCTACTGTTAGCCAAGATGTAGTATTCTCCGGCCTTTCCTATAGTATAGAAGAATGGCCAAATATTAGATCACCATATCTTTATTCTGGGGGAGCGGGAGTCATTCTCACTTTGTTACATCATTATCATAATCAAGGTGAAAGTGATTGGGAGACATTACGTGAACTAGTTTCATCCTTAAATTCACCGTTTTCTTACAATTACGGAATAACTTATGGGACAGCTGGATTAGCTTTGGTCATTATTGGCGTCTTATTGCTTCCTGATATTCCTGAGAGTTTAAAGAAAGAATTTGAGGAGATGCTACTGCATAAAATTAACTATATAATTACACATTTCCATCGCAATGATGAAGAGGGACTGGTTGGATTTTTAGGAGATAAGCAGTCATTTTATGCTGATGATTTTGGATCTGGCGGATTGGGGATACTTTTAGTATTAAAATTATTTAAAGAGTACTCTATGGAAAGCTTGTCTTGGGAGAGTTACAAGTTCAATGCTTTTCCAATTTTATCTCCTATTAAAGATACTCAACTTTCTCAGAATGAAGTCGGCAAATTAGCTTTGATCTAA
- a CDS encoding helix-turn-helix domain-containing protein, translated as MEDIQRILARNLKAVREKEKLSLEKVSELSGVSKTMIGQIERGESSPTLTTIWKIANGLKISFTSLIHTPQPDTKVVLRNEMQVISEDEGKYRVYLSFPFQEDRRFEIYSVEIDEGGKLSSASHKQGTEEFITVFDGELTIRVNDCEHKLRNGDSIRFKADRPHTYSNSGDRLIRLSMTIFYPDS; from the coding sequence ATGGAGGACATTCAACGCATTCTTGCGAGAAATTTAAAGGCGGTTCGGGAAAAAGAAAAGCTCAGTTTGGAAAAGGTCTCTGAATTAAGCGGGGTAAGTAAAACAATGATCGGACAAATCGAGAGAGGGGAATCGAGCCCTACCCTTACAACGATCTGGAAGATAGCCAATGGGCTGAAAATCTCTTTTACTTCACTGATCCATACCCCGCAGCCGGACACAAAAGTTGTTTTACGAAATGAGATGCAGGTGATTTCTGAAGATGAAGGGAAGTATAGAGTCTACCTCTCTTTCCCTTTTCAAGAAGATAGGCGTTTTGAAATCTATTCAGTTGAAATTGACGAGGGAGGGAAGTTGAGTTCTGCTTCTCATAAACAAGGTACGGAAGAATTCATTACGGTGTTTGATGGAGAATTGACAATCCGGGTGAATGATTGCGAGCATAAATTGAGAAATGGAGATTCCATCCGATTCAAAGCGGACCGACCTCATACGTATAGTAATTCGGGAGATCGATTGATTCGATTAAGCATGACGATTTTTTATCCGGATTCATAA
- a CDS encoding helix-turn-helix domain-containing protein, with amino-acid sequence MEFGENVKKERKKRNLTLEELAEHSKVSRSMLSMIERGEKNPTIQVASQIAEGLDVTISYLLGEQQKQEVILIRANQRLVYKDETNGMGRQLLSPAFGSRGLEFILNIIPSLQDTGTFPAHKRGVKEYIHVTQGRLKVVLGEQSETYIVEQGDSIYFEADVEHRFINLSDEECHYFLIIDSHQSV; translated from the coding sequence TTGGAGTTCGGAGAGAATGTTAAAAAAGAGAGAAAGAAACGGAATCTAACATTAGAAGAGCTTGCGGAGCATTCCAAGGTGAGCAGATCCATGTTATCGATGATTGAAAGGGGAGAAAAAAACCCTACTATTCAGGTCGCCTCACAAATTGCCGAAGGATTGGACGTAACGATTTCATACTTGTTAGGGGAACAACAGAAGCAAGAGGTCATTCTTATTCGGGCCAATCAAAGATTGGTATATAAGGATGAAACGAATGGCATGGGAAGACAGCTTTTGTCTCCCGCATTTGGATCAAGGGGACTGGAGTTTATCCTCAATATCATTCCATCTTTACAGGATACCGGTACCTTTCCTGCTCACAAAAGAGGGGTTAAAGAATATATTCATGTCACACAAGGAAGATTAAAAGTAGTACTTGGCGAGCAATCCGAAACCTACATTGTAGAGCAGGGAGATTCTATCTATTTTGAAGCGGATGTAGAGCATCGCTTCATAAACCTTTCAGATGAAGAATGTCATTATTTCTTAATCATTGATTCGCATCAGTCTGTATGA
- a CDS encoding response regulator transcription factor, translating to MGYAILLVEDDKSISEMLVNYMELEGFQVVCAYDGIEAQQQFRVGSFDLILLDLMLPRLNGMDFLKKIREESSIPILILSAKDGEVDKALGLGFGADDYITKPFSMIELVARIHASIRRATKYSGHGNNHSSIIRVHEITLDIENMLIEKNGKPIKLTLKEWELVKLFFTNPKRVFTKEQIYQAVWQDVYYGDENIINVHMRRLREKIEDDPSAPIYLKTLWGMGYRLGEF from the coding sequence ATGGGGTATGCAATCCTGCTTGTGGAAGATGATAAATCGATTAGTGAAATGCTGGTCAACTACATGGAATTAGAAGGGTTTCAAGTTGTTTGTGCGTACGATGGAATAGAAGCTCAGCAACAATTCAGGGTAGGTTCGTTCGATTTAATTTTATTGGATTTAATGTTGCCTAGACTAAACGGAATGGATTTTTTAAAAAAGATCCGAGAAGAAAGCAGCATTCCTATTTTGATTCTCTCTGCCAAAGATGGAGAAGTCGATAAAGCGCTTGGACTTGGTTTTGGAGCTGATGATTATATTACGAAGCCTTTTTCGATGATCGAGCTTGTAGCTAGAATTCATGCTTCCATACGTAGAGCGACAAAATATTCGGGGCATGGGAATAACCATTCCAGCATTATTCGTGTCCATGAAATCACTCTTGATATTGAAAACATGTTAATTGAAAAGAATGGAAAACCAATCAAGTTAACATTAAAGGAATGGGAACTAGTTAAGCTGTTTTTTACCAATCCGAAAAGAGTCTTTACAAAAGAACAAATCTATCAAGCAGTTTGGCAAGATGTCTACTATGGAGATGAAAATATCATTAATGTGCACATGAGAAGATTACGGGAAAAAATTGAGGATGACCCTTCCGCACCCATCTATCTGAAAACGCTATGGGGTATGGGTTATCGACTTGGAGAATTTTAA